A part of Caviibacter abscessus genomic DNA contains:
- the dnaA gene encoding chromosomal replication initiator protein DnaA, whose product MEQSKIDSIWRATKGFYCDKFGQENFSILNQVELHDVIDRVCYLHASSPYIVDEIEKMKENLKEVLNKLFILEGYEVDVVVKKEISIDNNMYEVVKENDKNETESEETNLTASLRLENFVVGPSSNYSYNVCLTALNDKPLYNPILIFGGSGLGKTHLAQGVGNEILEKFPHKKVKYLTAEEFNNEYLLSIRKGGFNNFKNNIDSAENFRQKYRNLDLIIIDDIQFFEKVFGKGDGSVEEEFFNTFNALIQKEKQIILISDRNPKEIKNLSQRIKTRFLSGISTEIMPPSYSTRMAILQSFCETRNQKIENTVLEYIAEHVTENVRELQGMLNAIIARSTLLSERITIDLVKDEVERRIEVEKARITSEKIVEVTAQYFNLSEEELKSTKRNKEILKPRQIAMYIMKKRTEITYNAIGRIFGGKDHTTVLNAVTKIEKSMAENDETIKNEISEIIKRIME is encoded by the coding sequence ATGGAACAAAGTAAGATAGATAGCATATGGAGAGCTACTAAAGGATTTTATTGTGATAAATTCGGACAAGAAAATTTTTCAATCTTAAATCAAGTTGAATTACATGATGTTATAGATCGTGTTTGTTATTTACATGCCTCTTCTCCATATATAGTAGATGAAATAGAAAAAATGAAAGAAAATTTAAAAGAAGTACTTAATAAGTTATTTATACTTGAAGGATATGAAGTAGATGTAGTGGTAAAAAAAGAAATATCTATAGATAATAATATGTACGAAGTTGTGAAAGAAAACGATAAAAATGAAACTGAGTCAGAAGAAACAAATCTGACAGCTTCATTAAGACTTGAAAATTTTGTAGTAGGTCCAAGCAGTAATTATTCATATAATGTGTGTCTTACAGCATTAAATGATAAACCTTTATATAACCCAATATTAATTTTTGGAGGTTCTGGTTTAGGAAAAACTCATTTGGCACAAGGTGTAGGAAATGAAATATTGGAAAAATTTCCGCATAAAAAAGTAAAGTATTTAACAGCGGAAGAATTTAATAATGAATATTTATTATCTATTAGAAAAGGTGGATTTAATAATTTTAAAAATAATATAGATTCAGCTGAAAATTTTAGGCAAAAATATAGAAATTTAGATTTAATAATAATTGATGATATACAATTTTTTGAAAAGGTTTTTGGAAAAGGAGATGGAAGTGTTGAAGAAGAATTTTTCAATACGTTTAATGCTTTAATACAAAAAGAAAAACAAATAATATTAATAAGTGATAGAAATCCTAAAGAAATAAAAAATTTATCACAAAGAATAAAAACAAGATTTTTATCAGGAATAAGTACAGAAATAATGCCACCAAGCTATTCAACGAGAATGGCAATACTTCAAAGTTTTTGTGAAACAAGAAATCAAAAGATAGAAAATACAGTTTTAGAATATATTGCAGAGCATGTTACTGAAAATGTAAGAGAACTTCAAGGAATGTTAAATGCAATAATTGCAAGATCAACTTTATTATCTGAAAGAATAACTATTGATCTTGTAAAAGATGAAGTTGAAAGAAGAATAGAAGTTGAAAAAGCAAGAATTACAAGTGAAAAAATAGTTGAAGTAACAGCACAGTATTTTAATTTAAGTGAAGAAGAATTAAAATCTACTAAAAGAAATAAGGAAATATTAAAACCAAGACAAATTGCTATGTATATAATGAAAAAAAGAACAGAAATAACATATAATGCAATAGGTAGAATATTTGGAGGAAAAGATCATACAACTGTACTTAATGCCGTAACTAAAATTGAAAAAAGTATGGCAGAAAATGATGAAACTATAAAAAATGAAATCTCTGAAATTATAAAAAGAATAATGGAGTAA
- the rnpA gene encoding ribonuclease P protein component: MESLKKKKEFNFLYTKGKKVYTKYTIIFITNKIENKVGVVASKKVGNAVKRNRIKRIFRQVVRNNPNFFDICKSYVIIASKNCKEDFNELNYSVLEKDILNGVKKYEKFINNTNQNISKINSI, encoded by the coding sequence ATGGAATCCTTAAAAAAGAAAAAAGAGTTTAACTTTTTATATACAAAAGGTAAAAAAGTTTATACAAAATATACTATTATATTTATTACAAATAAAATAGAAAATAAAGTTGGAGTCGTTGCAAGTAAAAAAGTTGGAAACGCTGTTAAAAGAAATAGGATTAAAAGAATTTTCAGACAAGTTGTGAGAAATAATCCTAATTTTTTTGATATATGTAAATCTTACGTTATTATCGCTTCAAAAAATTGTAAAGAAGATTTTAATGAATTAAATTATAGTGTTCTTGAAAAAGATATATTAAACGGAGTGAAAAAATATGAAAAATTTATTAATAATACTAATCAAAATATATCAAAAATTAACAGTATCTAA
- a CDS encoding YidC/Oxa1 family membrane protein insertase, with product MFRIQFVENAVLALLKYLVSIVGNYGIAIIITTLIVKILLFPLTLKQEKSMLKMKELQPKIDEINRKYKGDKAKINEMTAKLYQEEQVNPLASCLPLLLQLPIFIALYYTFISSAIPETATFLWFNLKKPDALYTIGKFSINLLPILSTGLMILQQRLMSGNQSSGGSETEKSMQNMLYFMPILMLVIFYKMPSGVNLYYAVNTLLSILQQLYVIKKVRQNG from the coding sequence ATGTTTAGAATACAATTCGTTGAAAATGCAGTTTTAGCATTATTAAAATATTTAGTATCAATTGTTGGAAATTATGGTATAGCTATAATTATAACAACATTAATTGTTAAAATTTTGTTATTTCCATTAACACTAAAACAAGAAAAATCAATGCTAAAAATGAAAGAGCTGCAACCTAAGATAGATGAAATAAATAGAAAATATAAAGGTGATAAAGCAAAAATAAATGAAATGACTGCAAAACTATATCAAGAAGAACAAGTTAATCCTCTTGCAAGTTGTTTACCTTTATTATTACAATTACCTATATTTATAGCACTATATTATACTTTTATAAGCAGTGCAATACCTGAAACTGCAACTTTTTTATGGTTTAATTTGAAAAAGCCAGATGCTTTATACACAATTGGAAAATTTAGTATAAATTTATTACCTATATTAAGTACAGGACTTATGATTTTACAACAAAGACTTATGTCTGGTAACCAATCAAGTGGTGGAAGCGAAACAGAAAAATCAATGCAAAATATGCTTTATTTTATGCCTATATTGATGTTAGTTATATTTTATAAAATGCCATCAGGTGTTAATTTATATTATGCTGTGAATACTTTACTTTCTATCTTACAACAATTATATGTTATTAAGAAAGTGAGACAAAATGGATAA
- a CDS encoding DUF721 domain-containing protein, whose protein sequence is MKARLYMKAKAITIKNFIGKYNISSKWKEIIGDFIFDYTYFSYNNGNIKIYVNDNNVYNQLNLLKPIVLEKIRNNFEVISLDIIYDKKRVIKKVNVEKVNKVEYDVKKIRKLKEEKYKDIEDQTLKKMLISITTFNEIREKIFESKGYKKCEVCKENFLPVVNEKICVICKNKKEQEKIELAKEKIIEHIYITEEEANKVYNIQKKIYKKAYDKILDNFYLQMIEKIELEQYSDTVDLSEEIKNYVTYYTQSKDNQILSIATTKLISRLKKSAEVLFQKEIDIKG, encoded by the coding sequence ATGAAGGCGAGATTATATATGAAAGCTAAAGCAATTACAATAAAAAATTTTATTGGTAAATATAACATAAGTAGTAAATGGAAAGAAATAATTGGAGATTTTATTTTTGATTACACTTATTTTTCATATAATAACGGTAATATAAAAATTTATGTAAATGATAATAACGTATATAATCAGTTGAATTTATTAAAGCCTATAGTTTTAGAAAAAATAAGAAATAATTTTGAGGTTATTTCTCTTGATATTATTTATGATAAAAAAAGAGTTATTAAAAAGGTAAATGTTGAGAAAGTAAATAAAGTAGAATACGATGTAAAAAAAATAAGAAAACTTAAAGAAGAAAAGTATAAAGATATAGAAGATCAAACTTTAAAAAAAATGTTAATATCAATTACTACATTTAATGAAATAAGGGAAAAAATCTTTGAAAGTAAAGGATATAAAAAATGTGAAGTTTGTAAGGAAAATTTTTTACCTGTTGTAAATGAAAAAATATGTGTAATATGTAAAAATAAGAAAGAGCAGGAAAAAATAGAACTTGCAAAAGAAAAAATAATAGAACATATATATATAACTGAAGAAGAAGCAAATAAAGTATATAATATACAAAAAAAAATATATAAAAAAGCATATGATAAAATACTTGATAACTTTTATTTACAAATGATTGAAAAAATTGAGTTGGAACAATATTCAGATACTGTTGATTTAAGTGAGGAAATAAAAAATTATGTTACTTATTATACTCAAAGTAAAGATAATCAAATACTGTCTATTGCTACAACTAAACTTATATCAAGACTAAAGAAAAGTGCTGAAGTTTTATTTCAAAAAGAAATTGATATAAAAGGATAA
- the yidD gene encoding membrane protein insertion efficiency factor YidD, with protein MKNLLIILIKIYQKLTVSNVRVCKYYPTCSEYTKQAIEKYGIIKGLALGTYRILRCNPWSYGGYDPLK; from the coding sequence ATGAAAAATTTATTAATAATACTAATCAAAATATATCAAAAATTAACAGTATCTAACGTTAGAGTTTGCAAATACTATCCAACTTGTTCAGAATATACAAAACAGGCAATAGAAAAATATGGAATCATCAAAGGCTTAGCCTTGGGGACTTATAGAATATTAAGGTGCAATCCTTGGTCTTATGGAGGATATGACCCTTTAAAATAA
- a CDS encoding PTS sugar transporter subunit IIA — MLKNIVTKETVFINIDAQDKIDLFSKIASYAKKLNLISDETGIIEDLYEREQTTETYLGTNCAVPHARSSKVLKTSVFFIRLNRDIRWSDEENAKYIFLILAKDTDIDLHIDLLMAISKKILDNKSMEVFETSENADEILETLVK; from the coding sequence ATGTTAAAAAACATCGTTACAAAAGAGACTGTATTTATCAATATTGATGCACAGGATAAAATTGATTTATTCAGTAAAATTGCATCATATGCAAAAAAATTAAATCTTATATCTGACGAAACAGGCATTATAGAAGACTTATATGAAAGAGAACAAACAACAGAAACTTATTTAGGTACAAATTGTGCAGTTCCTCATGCAAGAAGTTCAAAAGTTTTAAAAACATCAGTATTTTTCATTAGATTAAATAGGGATATAAGATGGTCTGATGAAGAAAATGCAAAATATATATTTTTAATTTTAGCAAAAGACACAGATATAGACTTACATATAGATTTATTAATGGCAATTTCTAAAAAGATACTTGATAACAAATCAATGGAAGTATTTGAAACTTCTGA
- a CDS encoding Jag family protein — protein MDKIILQAKNKKDLDDRVKRTIKLNNDETYIIKEIKRPFNFLFINIKGKYEISILKKSELEKIKKLEEEKIKLAKAKKVETKEVKTENIEEKIKELFEEFIKATNLDIKIKKISNHKNQYTINVEGKDVRYIIGEKGQALSSLEYLINSLKELKNYKVFIDANNYKAKREETLRNLANKKAQKVLETKTSYKLHSMTAKERRIIHEEISKYENLSTESHGEEPKRFLVIKYNENKER, from the coding sequence ATGGATAAAATAATACTTCAAGCCAAAAATAAAAAAGATTTAGACGACCGTGTTAAAAGAACAATTAAATTAAATAATGATGAAACTTATATTATAAAAGAAATAAAAAGACCTTTTAACTTTTTATTTATAAATATAAAAGGTAAATATGAAATTTCTATATTAAAAAAGAGCGAACTTGAAAAAATAAAAAAACTTGAAGAGGAAAAAATCAAGTTAGCAAAAGCAAAGAAAGTAGAAACAAAAGAAGTTAAAACTGAAAATATAGAAGAAAAAATAAAAGAATTATTTGAAGAATTTATTAAGGCTACAAATTTAGATATAAAAATAAAGAAAATATCAAATCATAAAAATCAATATACTATAAATGTTGAAGGAAAAGATGTAAGATATATAATAGGTGAAAAAGGACAAGCTTTATCATCACTTGAATATTTAATCAATTCATTAAAAGAATTAAAGAATTATAAAGTATTTATAGATGCAAATAATTACAAAGCCAAAAGAGAAGAAACTTTAAGAAACTTAGCAAATAAAAAAGCACAAAAAGTTCTAGAAACAAAAACTTCATATAAATTACACTCTATGACTGCAAAAGAAAGAAGAATTATACACGAAGAAATATCTAAATATGAAAATTTATCAACAGAAAGTCATGGAGAAGAACCCAAAAGATTTTTAGTAATAAAATATAATGAAAATAAAGAGAGATAG
- the recF gene encoding DNA replication/repair protein RecF (All proteins in this family for which functions are known are DNA-binding proteins that assist the filamentation of RecA onto DNA for the initiation of recombination or recombinational repair.) produces the protein MYLEELMTQNYRMLKSEKIKFDKKMNLIYGKNAQGKTSIIEAIYFIATGKSFRTKKNIDQIKHQEKRMLIFAKTNKGTYSLEFKNDKRNFYIDKNLVKYTDYIGEILCVYFIPEDIEIITGSPVIRRKFFNYEISQVDRFYLRKIINFQKVLKVRNNLLKEKDIQNSIFEIYEDKFIDLAVDIILLRNEYISQISEILQKKYNELFDKEKKVEIRYESFYTLKENQTREEIKKEIKEMILKKRQMELNYGYSQIGPQKDEYSFYIDNQRAKSFASQGEKKSIIFALKLSQIEYIQNMKDESPIFLIDDVASYFDEIRKNNILQYFFKNDIQCFLTSTQKFNINVEEMKEFEINEGEIIYES, from the coding sequence ATGTACTTAGAAGAATTAATGACCCAAAATTATAGAATGCTTAAATCTGAAAAAATAAAGTTTGATAAGAAAATGAACTTAATTTACGGGAAAAATGCACAAGGTAAAACATCAATAATTGAAGCGATATATTTTATAGCAACAGGGAAAAGTTTTAGAACAAAAAAGAATATAGACCAAATAAAGCATCAAGAAAAAAGGATGCTTATTTTTGCTAAAACAAATAAAGGAACTTATTCTTTAGAATTTAAAAATGATAAAAGAAATTTTTATATTGACAAAAACTTAGTAAAATATACCGATTATATTGGAGAAATACTTTGTGTTTATTTTATACCGGAAGACATTGAAATAATAACAGGTTCGCCAGTAATTAGGCGAAAATTTTTTAATTATGAAATATCACAAGTTGACAGATTTTATTTGAGAAAAATAATAAATTTTCAAAAAGTATTAAAAGTCAGAAATAATTTGTTAAAAGAAAAAGATATACAAAACAGTATTTTTGAAATTTATGAAGATAAATTTATTGATTTAGCAGTTGATATTATTTTATTAAGAAATGAATATATATCACAAATATCTGAAATTTTACAAAAAAAATATAATGAGCTTTTTGACAAAGAAAAAAAGGTAGAAATAAGATATGAAAGTTTTTATACATTAAAAGAAAATCAAACAAGAGAAGAGATAAAAAAAGAAATAAAAGAAATGATATTAAAAAAAAGACAGATGGAATTAAATTATGGATATTCACAAATTGGACCTCAAAAAGATGAATATTCTTTTTATATTGACAATCAAAGGGCAAAATCATTTGCTTCTCAAGGTGAAAAAAAATCTATAATATTTGCTTTGAAACTTTCTCAAATTGAGTATATACAAAATATGAAAGATGAGAGTCCTATATTTTTAATAGATGATGTTGCATCATATTTTGATGAAATTAGAAAAAATAATATTTTACAATATTTTTTCAAAAATGATATACAATGCTTTTTAACTTCCACACAAAAATTTAATATTAATGTGGAAGAAATGAAAGAGTTTGAAATAAATGAAGGCGAGATTATATATGAAAGCTAA
- the mnmE gene encoding tRNA uridine-5-carboxymethylaminomethyl(34) synthesis GTPase MnmE, which translates to MLFDTIAAIATANGEGGIGIIRISGDKSFEILDKIFKANNKNKEIRPYFFKYGHIYDNEKIIDEVMVVKMKGPSSYTCEDVVEINCHGGYLITRKVLEVVLKNGARHAQAGEFTKRAFMNGRIDLSQAEAIIDLIKGKTEKSLEISMDQLRGDLKVLINDFKKTLMDIAAHINVVLDYPEEGIDDPIPEKLIERLKDVLKKATELIESYDKGKKIKEGIKTAIIGRPNVGKSTLLNALLREERAIVTNVAGTTRDTIEEVINLKGYPLILVDTAGIRKTDDIVENIGVNKSKEIIKKADLVLMILDSSNELKEEDIEIIEFIKKEEKNVIYILNKIDLDRKIDVVSFESEKVIEISAMKNIGITEMENTLYKYIYENDIKDISGSQIITNIRHKTALEKTKKSIENMFFTIENGFPLDLISVDLKEALDCLSEITGEITNEDILDHIFSNFCVGK; encoded by the coding sequence ATGTTATTTGATACAATTGCTGCAATAGCAACAGCTAATGGAGAAGGCGGAATTGGAATAATTAGAATTTCTGGAGATAAATCTTTTGAAATTTTAGATAAAATTTTTAAGGCAAATAATAAAAATAAAGAAATAAGACCATATTTTTTTAAGTATGGTCATATTTATGATAACGAAAAAATAATTGATGAAGTTATGGTAGTTAAAATGAAAGGACCAAGTTCATATACTTGTGAAGACGTTGTTGAAATTAACTGTCATGGAGGCTATTTAATAACTAGAAAAGTTCTTGAAGTTGTTTTAAAAAATGGAGCAAGGCATGCTCAAGCTGGAGAATTTACAAAAAGAGCATTTATGAACGGAAGAATTGATTTATCTCAAGCAGAGGCAATAATTGATTTAATCAAAGGAAAAACTGAAAAATCTTTAGAAATTTCTATGGATCAGTTAAGAGGAGATTTAAAAGTATTAATAAATGATTTCAAAAAAACTCTTATGGATATTGCAGCACATATAAATGTTGTACTAGATTATCCAGAAGAGGGAATTGATGATCCTATACCTGAAAAACTTATAGAAAGATTAAAAGATGTTCTTAAAAAAGCAACTGAGCTTATCGAAAGTTATGATAAAGGAAAAAAAATAAAAGAAGGAATAAAAACTGCAATTATAGGAAGACCTAATGTAGGAAAATCAACACTTCTTAATGCTTTACTTCGAGAAGAAAGAGCAATTGTAACAAATGTTGCAGGTACAACAAGAGATACAATAGAGGAAGTTATTAATTTAAAAGGTTACCCATTAATATTAGTTGATACAGCCGGAATAAGAAAAACAGACGATATTGTTGAAAATATTGGGGTAAATAAATCTAAAGAGATAATAAAAAAAGCAGATTTAGTACTTATGATACTTGATAGTTCAAACGAGCTTAAAGAAGAAGATATTGAGATAATAGAATTTATAAAAAAAGAAGAGAAAAACGTAATATATATATTAAATAAAATAGATTTAGATAGAAAAATAGATGTTGTATCATTTGAAAGTGAAAAAGTAATAGAAATATCAGCTATGAAAAATATAGGTATAACTGAAATGGAAAATACTTTATATAAATATATCTATGAAAATGATATTAAAGATATCAGTGGATCACAAATAATAACAAATATTAGACACAAAACAGCTTTAGAAAAGACAAAAAAATCTATAGAAAATATGTTTTTTACTATTGAAAATGGATTTCCACTTGATTTAATATCAGTTGATTTAAAAGAAGCTCTTGATTGTTTATCCGAAATAACAGGAGAAATAACTAATGAAGACATACTTGATCACATTTTTTCAAATTTTTGTGTAGGAAAATAA
- the rpmH gene encoding 50S ribosomal protein L34 — MKRTFQPNNRKRKKDHGFRSRMKTKSGRNVLKRRRQKGRAKLSA, encoded by the coding sequence ATGAAAAGAACATTTCAACCAAATAATAGAAAAAGAAAAAAGGATCATGGATTTAGATCTAGAATGAAGACTAAAAGCGGACGTAACGTTTTAAAAAGAAGAAGACAAAAAGGTAGAGCAAAACTATCTGCTTAA
- a CDS encoding SdpI family protein, whose product MLKRNKDVLFIALLCLLPIIYGYFLYDKIPEMVPTHWNFSGEVDKYTSKFNTIVCLPLFLFISTIFAGLLTKEDPKNKDNKIKIIRLNLIILPLISNLLVISSIYAAMGYRINIAMICKIFISIIFIIIGNYIPKLKRNYTIGIKTPWTLNDDEIWLKTHRFGGKLMILQGILILISILFNNYYFFFGIILLTILPIAYSYISYKKRNNSQ is encoded by the coding sequence ATGTTGAAAAGAAATAAAGATGTGTTATTTATTGCATTACTTTGTTTATTACCAATTATTTATGGTTATTTTCTATACGATAAAATTCCTGAAATGGTTCCAACACATTGGAATTTTAGTGGAGAAGTAGATAAATATACAAGTAAATTTAACACTATCGTATGTTTACCATTATTTTTATTTATTAGTACCATATTTGCAGGCTTACTAACAAAAGAAGATCCGAAAAATAAGGATAATAAAATAAAAATTATTAGATTAAATTTAATTATACTTCCTTTAATATCTAATTTACTTGTTATATCATCAATATATGCTGCTATGGGATATAGAATTAATATTGCAATGATATGTAAAATTTTTATTTCTATCATATTTATAATTATAGGCAATTACATTCCTAAATTAAAAAGAAATTATACAATTGGAATAAAAACTCCGTGGACATTAAATGATGATGAAATATGGTTAAAAACTCATAGATTTGGCGGTAAATTAATGATTTTACAAGGAATATTAATTTTAATATCTATTTTATTTAATAATTATTATTTCTTTTTTGGAATAATTCTTTTAACAATTTTACCTATTGCTTATTCATATATTTCATATAAAAAGAGAAATAATAGTCAATAA
- a CDS encoding autorepressor SdpR family transcription factor has protein sequence MFKECFKALAEPVRREILIILKNGRKNAGEISKEFNLTAPTVSYHLSLLKNADLIREIKVKNYIYYELNLSVFEELILWFNNFNGVDENVEKK, from the coding sequence ATGTTTAAAGAGTGCTTTAAAGCTCTAGCAGAACCGGTAAGGCGTGAAATTTTGATTATTTTAAAAAATGGAAGAAAAAATGCTGGAGAAATATCAAAAGAATTTAATTTAACAGCACCTACAGTTTCTTATCATTTATCATTATTAAAAAATGCTGATTTAATAAGAGAAATTAAAGTGAAAAACTACATTTATTATGAATTGAACTTATCGGTTTTTGAAGAACTCATATTATGGTTTAATAATTTTAATGGAGTTGATGAAAATGTTGAAAAGAAATAA
- the yaaA gene encoding S4 domain-containing protein YaaA, translating into MIIKIKTEYIKLDQLLKYANVVESGANAKEYILNGQVLVNNEIETKRGKKLYKGDIVTFEGEKIIIDLENE; encoded by the coding sequence ATGATTATAAAAATAAAAACAGAATATATAAAACTTGATCAGTTACTTAAGTATGCAAATGTTGTAGAATCTGGAGCAAATGCAAAAGAATATATTTTAAATGGACAAGTTTTGGTTAATAATGAAATTGAAACCAAAAGAGGAAAAAAGCTATATAAAGGTGATATTGTTACATTTGAGGGAGAAAAAATAATAATAGACCTAGAAAATGAGTAG